A window of the Brassica napus cultivar Da-Ae chromosome C5, Da-Ae, whole genome shotgun sequence genome harbors these coding sequences:
- the LOC111206486 gene encoding general transcription and DNA repair factor IIH subunit TFB5, translating to MVNAIKGVFITCDIPMAQFIVNMNNSMPSSQKFIIHVLDSTHLFVQPHVEQMIRSAVAEFRDQNSYEKPS from the exons ATGGTTAATGCCATCAAAGGAGTGTTCATCACCTG CGATATTCCCATGGCGCAGTTCATAGTGAACATGAACAACTCCATGCCTTCCTCTCAGAAGTTCATTATTCATGTACTCGATAGTACTCACTTGTTTGTCCAGCCTCATGTTGAGCAGATGATCCGCAGCGCCGTTGCTGAGTTTCGTGATCAAAACTCTTACGAGAAGCCttcttaa
- the LOC111206439 gene encoding ACT domain-containing protein ACR8, with protein sequence MAMKGYLDEYEKLVIRMNTPRVVIDNGVCSSATIVKVDSPRGHGILLEAVQILTDLNLSIKKAYISSDGRWNMDVFHVTDINGNKLNDQSVLKYIEQSIETVYYGESIEVNGLTALELTGTDRIGLLSEMFAVLSDLNCDVVDAKLWTHNGRVASMIYLKDCSSGSPILDSHRISKIEGRLKNVLNGDSDVKSAAKTCVSVDMMTHIERRLHQLMFEDRDYEKRSKKQERSPMVVVTVQNWAERGYSVVNVHCRDRTKLLFDVVCTLTDMEYAVFHATINTSEDQAHLEFYIRHKDGSPISSEAERQRVIQCLEAAVERRASEGVRLELRHPDKQGLLAEVTRTFRENGLNVTRTEISTSCGMATNIFYVTDANGDEADSKLIESVREKIGFECLRVKEMPSVNQRKGDGEEHQQTKAVLVSLGSLVWRNLFSFGLVKSCS encoded by the exons ATGGCGATGAAGGGCTATTTGGATGAATATGAAAAACTTGTGATTAGGATGAACACTCCAAG GGTCGTTATCGACAATGGTGTTTGTTCTTCAGCGACAATCGTCAAG GTTGACAGTCCAAGAGGACATGGTATATTGTTAGAAGCAGTACAAATCCTCACCGATTTGAACCTCTCCATTAAAAAAGCTTACATTTCTTCTGATGGAAGATGGAACATGGATG TTTTCCATGTGACTGACATAAACGGAAACAAGTTGAATGATCAGAGCGTCTTAAAATACATTGAACAG TCGATCGAAACGGTTTACTACGGAGAAAGCATTGAAGTTAACGGTCTAACGGCCTTAGAGTTAACCGGAACGGACAGGATCGGTTTACTATCCGAGATGTTTGCGGTTCTCTCTGATCTCAACTGCGATGTAGTTGACGCTAAGCTATGGACACATAACGGCAGAGTTGCGTCTATGATCTATCTCAAAGACTGCAGCTCAGGATCACCGATTCTTGATTCTCATCGCATATCCAAGATCGAGGGACGGTTGAAGAACGTGTTGAACGGCGATAGCGACGTCAAATCCGCTGCCAAGACTTGTGTTTCGGTGGATATGATGACGCACATCGAACGCAGGCTTCACCAGCTTATGTTCGAAGACAGAGACTACGAGAAGAGATCCAAGAAGCAGGAGAGATCTCCTATGGTGGTTGTGACGGTTCAGAATTGGGCTGAGAGGGGCTACTCGGTCGTTAATGTTCATTGTCGTGACCGGACTAAGCTTCTGTTCGACGTGGTTTGTACGTTAACCGATATGGAATATGCCGTGTTCCATGCGACTATCAACACATCTGAAGACCAAGCTCATTTG GAATTCTATATCCGGCATAAGGATGGATCACCGATAAGTTCAGAAGCAGAGAGACAACGAGTGATACAATGCTTAGAAGCTGCAGTAGAGAGAAGAGCATCTGAG GGTGTGAGATTGGAGCTGAGGCATCCAGACAAACAAGGTTTACTAGCGGAAGTTACTAGGACGTTCAGAGAAAACGGTCTGAATGTTACAAGAACAGAGATATCAACGAGCTGCGGTATGGCTACAAACATATTCTATGTAACCGATGCGAATGGAGATGAAGCCGACTCGAAACTGATTGAATCGGTTAGGGAGAAAATCGGTTTCGAGTGTCTAAGAGTAAAAGAAATGCCATCGGTGAATCAAAGGAAGGGAGATGGAGAAGAACATCAACAGACTAAAGCAGTGTTGGTTTCACTTGGGAGCTTGGTCTGGAGAAATCTATTCAGCTTTGGTCTTGTCAAATCATGTTCTTGA
- the LOC106445578 gene encoding probable LRR receptor-like serine/threonine-protein kinase At1g12460: MKRVYLFLVFVYISTSPCCSLVTIEEERDILLQFKDSITDDPYNSLASWTLDGDICNSFNGVACNPEGFVDKIVLWNTSLAGSLTPSLSGLKSIRVLTLFGNRFTGNLPLDYSKLQTLWTINVSSNALSGPTPEFIGGLTSLRFLDLSRNGFSGEIPTSLFRYCDKTKFVSLSRNNLSGPIPDTVANCNNLVGFDFSYNSLNGVLPPGVCDIPVLEYISVRNNLLSGDVSEEVVKCKRLSHVDLGSNMFQGSGPFEVLGFVNITYVNVSWNRFGGEIGEVVGCGQRLEFLDASSNELTGGISSGVTGCKSLKLLDLESNKLSGSIPGGIGKMEKLSVVRLGGNSIDGEITKEIGSLEYLQVLNLHDLNLVGEIPEDVSNCRLLLELDVSGNELEGEIPKKLLNLTNLEILDLHGNRINGSIPSELGSLSRIQFLDLSQNSLSGSIPSSLGSLNRLTHFNVSHNNLSGVIPPAPALQAFGASAFENNPLLCGDPLVTTPCNSRGAATGKSRNSEALSVSVIIVIVAAAVILFGVCVVLGLNLRARKRRKDEEEEVVTLETTPLASSIDSSGGGVIIGKLVLFSKNLPSKYEDWEAGTKALLDKDNIIGMGSIGSVYRASFEGGVSIAVKKLETLGRIRNQEEFEQELGRLGGLQHQNLSSYQGYYFSSTMQLILSDFVPNGSLYDNLHSRIYPGASTSHGNTDLNWHRRFGIALGTAKALSFLHDDCKPAVLHLNVKSTNILLDERYEAKLSDYGLEKFLPVLDSFGSSTKKFHNAVGYIAPELAQQSLKASEKCDVYSYGVVLLELVTGRKPVESPSRNQVLILRDYVRDMLETGSASDCFDRRLREFEENELIQVMKLGLLCTSENPLKRPSMAEVVQVLESIRNGFGS; encoded by the exons ATGAAAAGGGTTTACCTTTTTCTGGTTTTCGTATACATTTCAACTTCTCCGTGTTGCTCTCTTGTTACAATCGAAGAGGAGCGAGACATTCTGCTTCAGTTCAAAGACAGCATCACTGACGATCCTTACAACAGCTTAGCCTCTTGGACCCTCGACGGAGACATCTGCAATAGCTTCAATGGAGTCGCTTGTAACCCTGAAGGATTCGTTGACAAGATCGTCCTCTGGAACACGAGTCTCGCCGGAAGCTTGACTCCGAGTCTCTCCGGTCTAAAGTCTATTCGAGTTCTGACCTTGTTTGGCAACAGGTTTACAGGTAACCTACCGCTGGATTACTCAAAGTTACAGACTTTATGGACCATTAACGTTAGCTCCAACGCGTTGTCCGGTCCGACCCCTGAGTTCATCGGTGGGTTAACTAGCTTAAGGTTTCTCGACTTGTCTAGAAACGGCTTCTCCGGTGAGATTCCTACTTCTCTGTTTAGGTACTGCGACAAGACCAAGTTCGTGTCTTTGTCTCGTAACAACCTCTCCGGACCAATCCCTGATACAGTAGCGAACTGTAACAACCTCGTAGGGTTTGACTTCTCTTACAACAGTCTTAACGGAGTGCTACCGCCTGGGGTCTGTGATATTCCTGTGCTTGAGTATATCTCTGTGAGGAATAATCTCTTGTCTGGTGATGTCTCTGAGGAGGTGGTGAAGTGTAAGAGACTGAGCCATGTTGACCTGGGGAGCAATATGTTCCAAGGGTCAGGGCCTTTTGAGGTTCTTGGGTTCGTGAACATAACTTATGTTAACGTCTCCTGGAACCGGTTTGGTGGGGAGATTGGAGAGGTTGTTGGTTGTGGTCAAAGGTTGGAGTTTTTGGATGCTTCGTCTAATGAGTTAACCGGTGGGATCTCTAGTGGTGTGACTGGTTGCAAAAGTCTCAAGCTTTTGGACTTGGAGTCTAACAAGCTGAGCGGGAGTATCCCTGGAGGTATTGGGAAGATGGAGAAGCTCTCGGTTGTTAGATTAGGTGGTAACTCTATAGATGGGGAGATAACAAAGGAGATTGGAAGCTTGGAGTATCTACAGGTTTTGAATCTGCATGATCTCAACTTAGTTGGTGAGATTCCAGAGGATGTCTCAAATTGCAGATTACTTCTTGAACT AGATGTTTCAGGGAATGAGTTAGAAGGAGAGATCCCTAAGAAGCTACTAAACTTAACAAACCTGGAGATTCTTGACCTGCATGGTAACCGCATCAACGGAAGTATTCCATCTGAGCTTGGAAGCCTCTCCAGAATCCAGTTTCTCGATCTTTCGCAGAACTCTCTTTCAGGCTCAATCCCTTCTTCCCTCGGGAGCTTGAACAGGCTAACGCATTTCAACGTCTCCCACAACAATCTCTCAGGTGTTATCCCTCCTGCTCCGGCTTTACAAGCTTTTGGAGCTTCTGCATTTGAAAACAACCCTCTCCTTTGCGGTGATCCTCTTGTAACCACTCCCTGCAACTCACGTGGAGCCGCCACAGGGAAATCAAGAAACTCTGAAGCTCTAAGCGTTTCGGTTATCATTGTCATAGTTGCTGCAGCCGTGATCCTCTTTGGCGTCTGTGTTGTGCTCGGTTTGAACCTCAGAGCTCGTAAAAGAAgaaaagacgaagaagaagaagtagtcACACTCGAAACCACTCCTCTAGCCTCTTCAATAGACTCAAGCGGTGGCGGTGTGATAATAGGAAAGCTCGTTCTCTTCAGCAAGAACTTGCCTTCAAAGTACGAAGACTGGGAGGCTGGCACAAAAGCTCTCCTCGACAAGGACAACATAATCGGAATGGGATCCATTGGCTCAGTCTACAGAGCATCTTTCGAAGGAGGAGTCTCCATTGCAGTGAAGAAGCTTGAGACGTTAGGAAGAATCAGAAACCAAGAAGAGTTTGAGCAAGAGCTCGGACGCCTCGGAGGTTTGCAGCATCAGAACCTCTCTTCTTACCAAGGCTACTACTTCTCCTCAACAATGCAGTTGATTCTCTCTGACTTCGTCCCCAACGGTAGCCTCTACGATAATCTCCACTCGAGAATCTACCCCGGAGCTAGCACTAGCCACGGCAATACTGATTTGAACTGGCACAGGAGGTTTGGGATCGCGTTAGGAACCGCGAAAGCGCTCTCTTTCCTTCATGATGACTGTAAACCAGCGGTTCTTCATCTCAACGTGAAGTCCACCAACATTCTTCTAGACGAAAGGTACGAAGCAAAGCTATCAGATTATGGTTTAGAGAAGTTTCTCCCGGTTCTAGACAGTTTTGGTAGTAGTACCAAGAAGTTCCACAACGCGGTTGGGTACATTGCTCCGGAGCTGGCTCAGCAGAGTTTGAAAGCGAGTGAGAAATGCGATGTGTATAGCTACGGTGTGGTGCTTCTTGAGCTGGTTACGGGTAGAAAACCGGTGGAGTCTCCATCGAGGAACCAAGTCTTGATATTGAGAGATTACGTGAGGGATATGTTGGAGACTGGTTCGGCTTCTGATTGTTTTGACAGAAGGTTGAGAGAGTTTGAAGAGAATGAGCTGATTCAGGTTATGAAGTTAGGACTGCTTTGCACCTCGGAGAATCCGTTGAAGAGACCGAGTATGGCTGAGGTTGTGCAGGTTCTTGAATCAATCAGGAATGGATTTGGATCATGA
- the LOC106445580 gene encoding kinesin-like protein KIN-UA: protein MSTSSGTGSANHRNGTHRSSLRAQSSASTSAPAHKPSLKSKTVLRKSSPAALGSAPSASKSGNGGDSGVPGRVRVAVRLRPRNGEEMIADADFADCVELQPEVKRLKLRKNNWDTDTFEFDEVLTEYASQKRVYEVVAKPVVEGVLDGYNGTIMAYGQTGTGKTYTLGQLGEEDVADRGIMVRAMEDILAQVSLETDSISVSYLQLYMETVQDLLDPANDNIAIVEDPKSGDVSLPGATLVEIRDQHSFLELLQLGEAHRFAANTKLNTESSRSHAILMVHVRRSLKTESNGNSHMTKSLKPPLVRKGKLVVVDLAGSERISKSGSEGHTLEEAKSINLSLSALGKCINALAENSSHVPFRDSKLTRLLRDSFGGTARTSLVITIGPSPRHRGETTSTIMFGQRAMKVENMVKLKEEFDYKSLSKRLEVQLDSLIEENERQQKAFVDEIERITVEAHNQISEAEKRYANALEEEKQRYQNDYVESIKKLEENWSKNQKKLAAERLALGEKSGLDITSNGNRSIAPALEEVSELKRMVQKEAQLKMAAEEEVNRLKLQLTESKRVEVSGNSEIMRLHKMLETETQQKEKLEEEIATLHTQLLQLSLTADETRQNLERHGSQKTSGGALDSFMSQLKLPQLQDPGNAEKPPVAKLFEQVGLQKILSLLEADDADVRIHAVKVVANLAAEEANQQQIVEAGGLTSLLMLLRNTEDETIHRVAAGAIANLAMNETNQELIMDQGGIDLLSSTAANAQDPQTLRMVAGAIANLCGNDKLQTKLRSEGGIAALLGMVRCGHPDVLAQVARGIANFAKCESRASTQGTKRGKSLLIEDGALSWIVQNAKTETTAIKRHIELALCHLAQHEGNAKEMVKEGAIWELVRISRECSREDIRSLAHRTLTSSPTFLTELRRLRVDIR, encoded by the exons ATGTCAACGAGTTCAGGAACTGGTTCTGCGAATCACAGAAACGGTACGCATAGAAGCTCTCTCAGAGCTCAGTCCTCTGCTTCTACTTCCGCTCCTGCACACAAACCTTCCCTCAAATCTAAGACTGTGCTTAGAAAAAGCAGCCCCGCCGCGCTCGGTAGCGCCCCCTCCGCTTCTAAGTCTGGAAACGGCGGCGACTCTggtg ttcctGGGAGGGTTCGTGTAGCTGTTAGGCTAAGGCCAAGGAATGGCGAGGAGATGATCGCTGATGCTGATTTTGCTGACTGTGTTGAGTTACAGCCTGAG GTGAAGAGATTGAAACTAAGGAAAAACAATTGGGACACTGATACGTTTGAGTTCGATGAAGTGCTCACTGAGTATGCTTCTCAGAAGCGAGTTTATGAAGTTGTGGCTAAACCTGTTGTCGAG ggtGTATTGGATGGTTACAATGGGACGATAATGGCGTATGGCCAGACCGGGACTGGTAAGACATATACACTGGGACAGCTTGGGGAAGAAGACGTAGCTGATCGTGGAATAATGGTCCGTGCTATGGAGGATATTTTAGCTCAAGTCTCCTTGGAGACTGATTCTATATCTGTCTCTTATCTGCAG CTGTATATGGAGACTGTACAAGACCTTCTTGATCCGGCTAACGACAACATTGCCATTGTCGAAGACCCGAAAAGCGGAGATGTTTCTCTTCCAGGTGCCACCTTGGTGGAGATTAGGGATCAGCATAGCTTCCTTGAACTTCTTCAACTCGGAGAAGCTCACCGGTTCGCTGCTAACACCAAATTAAACACCGAGTCGTCCCGTAGTCATGCTATCTTAATG GTTCATGTCAGACGCTCTTTAAAGACAGAGAGTAATGGAAACTCACACATGACTAAATCTCTAAAGCCTCCTCTTGTCCGGAAGGGGAAACTAGTTGTGGTGGATCTCGCTGGCTCGGAACGTATCAGTAAATCAG GAAGTGAGGGGCATACACTGGAGGAAGCCAAATCTATCAACCTCTCTCTGAGTGCGCTTGGCAAATGCATCAATGCCCTTGCTGAGAACAGTTCTCATGTTCCGTTCCGTGATTCAAAGCTAACTAGATTGCTTAGAGATTCATTTGGAG GCACTGCAAGGACATCGTTGGTTATTACAATTGGTCCATCACCACGACATCGAGGGGAGACAACAAGCACTATCATGTTTGGTCAAAGG GCAATGAAAGTGGAGAATATGGTGAAGTTAAAGGAAGAGTTTGATTACAAAAGCTTGTCTAAAAGGCTTGAGGTGCAACTAGACAGTCTAATCGAGGAAAACGAGAGGCAGCAGAAGGCATTCGTTGATGAGATCGAGAGAATAACCGTAGAGGCACATAACCAAATCTCTGAGGCTGAAAAGAGATATGCCAATGCACTAGAG GAGGAAAAGCAAAGGTATCAGAATGATTACGTGGAATCAATAAAGAAGCTGGAGGAGAACTGGTCAAAGAATCAGAAGAAGCTGGCTGCTGAAAGGCTTGCACTCGGAGAGAAGAGTGGTCTAGACATCACATCAAATGGAAAC AGATCCATTGCTCCAGCATTAGAGGAAGTCTCTGAACTGAAAAGAATGGTTCAGAAAGAAGCTCAGCTGAAGATGGCGGCTGAAGAGGAAGTGAATAGACTGAAACTGCAACTCACTGAGTCTAAAAGAGTGGAA GTATCAGGAAACTCTGAGATCATGAGACTCCATAAGATGTTGGAAACCGAGacacaacaaaaagaaaaactagaaGAGGAAATAGCGACGCTGCATACTCAGTTACTGCAGTTGAGTCTTACTGCTGACGAG ACAAGACAAAACCTAGAGAGACATGGTTCACAGAAAACATCTGGTGGTGCTCTAGATTCTTTTATGTCTCAGTTAAAACTTCCTCAGTTACAAGATCCGGGAAACGCTGAGAAACCTCCTGTAGCTAAACTATTTGAACAAG TTGGGTTGCAAAAGATTTTGTCTCTTCTTGAAGCTGACGATGCCGATGTAAGGATTCATGCCGTCAAAGTAGTAGCCAATCTGGCTGCCGAAG AGGCAAATCAGCAACAAATCGTGGAAGCTGGTGGTCTCACTTCATTACTGATGCTTCTGAGAAATACAGAAGATGAAACCATTCACAGAGTTGCTGCTGGTGCAATCGCCAACCTTGCAATGAACG AAACCAACCAAGAGCTGATCATGGATCAAGGAGGCATTGATTTACTGTCATCAACAGCAGCTAATGCTCAAGACCCTCAAACCCTCCGGATGGTTGCTGGAGCAATTGCTAATCTCTGTGGAAATG ATAAATTGCAGACAAAGCTAAGATCGGAAGGAGGGATTGCAGCTTTGTTGGGAATGGTAAGATGTGGACATCCTGATGTGCTTGCACAAGTTGCTCGTGGCATTGCAAACTTTGCTAAATGCGAGTCAAGAGCATCAACACAAG GAACTAAGAGAGGGAAATCACTATTAATAGAAGATGGTGCACTCTCTTGGATTGTTCAAAATGCCAAAACCGAAACTACTGCTATTAAGCGGCATATCGAATTAGCTCTCTGCCATTTAGCACAACACG AAGGGAATGCGAAAGAGATGGTAAAGGAAGGAGCAATATGGGAGCTGGTGAGGATCTCAAGAGAATGTTCGAGAGAAGACATAAGAAGTCTTGCTCATAGGACTCTCACTTCAAGTCCCACTTTCCTTACTGAACTTAGGCGTCTTCGTGTTGATATCCGGTAA
- the LOC111216253 gene encoding protein cornichon homolog 4, whose protein sequence is MGDIWAWLISFFFLIALVGIIVYQLVCLADLEFDYINPYDSAARINYVVLPEFIVQGVLCVFYLFTGHWFMAILCLPYMYYNFQLYSKRQHLVDVTEIFNLLNWEKKKRLFKLAYIILNLFLTIFWMIYSALDDYED, encoded by the exons ATGGGAGATATTTGGGCATGGCTTatatccttcttcttcctcatcgcTCTTGTCGGAATCATAGTGTATCAG CTTGTATGCTTAGCGGATCTGGAGTTTGATTACATAAACCCTTACGACTCAGCGGCGAGGATAAACTACGTGGTGTTACCGGAGTTCATTGTACAAGGAGTTCTATGTGTGTTCTATCTCTTTACAGGACACTGGTTCATGGCAATCCTTTGTCTCCCTTATATGTACTACAACTTCCAACT TTACTCGAAGCGACAACACTTGGTAGATGTCACGGAGATATTCAATCTGTTAAACTGGGAGAAGAAGAAACGGCTGTTCAAGCTTGCTTACATAATCCTTAACCTCTTTCTCACTATCTTCTG gaTGATTTATTCAGCGTTGGATGATTATGAGGATTGA
- the LOC106445579 gene encoding transmembrane protein 64 has product MTYGDGIEKTVPELKSRTEDPENGDYLKLRGGSDEEEEEEGSSGGCWIGSPTSLWFWVKLISLVACVGVLAFVIIKWIAPFLIEKELIPFIKWVRSTFSIPVLGLLLFASVALFPAILLPSSPSMWMAGLTFGYGKGFLLILSAASIGVTLPFLIGHLFLHKMQEWLKQYPKKAAILRAAGEGTWFHQFQAVTLIRVSPFPYMIYNYCALATGVHYGPYILGSLVGMVPEMFVSIYTGIMLRTLAVASDVRHSLSAVEIVVNVLGFCVTASATIVCTIYAKKKLSAMQSEEAETP; this is encoded by the exons ATGACGTACGGCGATGGCATCGAAAAGACGGTGCCTGAGCTGAAATCGAGAACGGAGGATCCCGAGAATGGTGATTATCTGAAATTAAGAGGAGGAtcggatgaagaagaagaagaagaaggatcaTCGGGGGGATGTTGGATAGGGTCGCCGACGTCTCTGTGGTTCTGGGTTAAATTGATCTCCCTCGTCGCTTGTGTTGGTGTATTGGCATTTGTGATTATTAAATGGATTGCTCCATTTTTGATAGAAaag GAACTGATTCCATTTATAAAATGGGTGAGAAGCACATTCAGCATCCCGGTGCTCGGACTTCTCCTCTTTGCCTCAGTGGCGTTGTTCCCAGccattcttcttccttcttctccttccatgtgGATGGCTGGTCTTACCTTTGGTTATGGGAAAGGGTTTCTCTTGATTCTATCTGCAGCCTCGATCGGTGTTACTCTTCCTTTCCTAATCGGACATCTCTTCCTCCACAAGATGCAA GAATGGTTGAAGCAATACCCGAAAAAGGCGGCAATACTTCGAGCAGCCGGTGAAGGAACCTGGTTTCATCAGTTTCAAGCAGTCACGTTGATCCGTGTCTCTCCATTCCCTTACATGATTTACAACTACTGCGCATTGGCGACTGGAGTTCACTACGGTCCTTACATCTTAGGCTCTCTTGTTGGAATGGTTCCTGAGATGTTTGTCTCAATCTACAC GGGAATAATGCTAAGAACGCTAGCTGTTGCTTCGGACGTGAGACACAGCCTTTCGGCCGTGGAGATAGTAGTGAATGTTCTTGGTTTCTGTGTAACCGCAAGCGCGACTATAGTCTGCACAATCTATGCGAAGAAGAAGCTAAGCGCAATGCAATCTGAAGAAGCAGAGACACCTTAA
- the LOC111206485 gene encoding ATP-dependent Clp protease proteolytic subunit-related protein 2, chloroplastic, whose translation MAVSFNTTLHQSSLSPCCSNIKLYSGLKPQSSSFLTNGYQNLNKEFYGRIHKSLQSGTGKASRSRVKMMPIGTPRVPYRNREEGTWQWVDIWNALYRERVIFIGQNIDEEFSNQILATMLYLDTLDDSRRIYMYLNGPGGDLTPSLAIYDTMKSLKSPVGTHCVGLAYNLAGFLLAAGEKGQRFAMPLSRIALTSPAGAARGQADDIQNEAKELSRIRDYLFNELAKNTGQPVETIFKDLSRVKRFNAEEAVEYGLIDKIVRPPRIKDDAPRQDETSVLG comes from the exons ATGGCGGTCTCGTTTAACACAACCCTTCACCAGTCTTCTCTGAGTCCGTG CTGTAGCAACATCAAGCTTTACTCTGGGTTAAAGCCTCAATCTTCAA GCTTTTTGACAAATGGGTATCAGAATTTGAATAAGGAGTTCTACGGCAGGATCCACAAGAGTTTGCAATCCGG GACGGGGAAAGCGAGTAGGTCAAGGGTGAAGATGATGCCTATAGGAACACCGAGAGTGCCATACAGAAACAGAGAGGAAGGCACTTGGCAATGGGTTGATATATGGAACGCCCTT TATCGAGAGCGTGTGATCTTCATTGGACAAAACATTGACGAAGAGTTTAGCAACCAGATATTAGCAACTATGTTGTATCTCGATACTCTTGATGACTCCAGGAGGATTTATATGTACCTTAATGGACCTGGCGGTGAT ctaaCTCCGAGTCTAGCTATTTATGATACAATGAAGAGCTTGAAAAGTCCTGTTGGGACACATTGTGTTGGCCTTGCCTATAACCTTGCAGGCTTTCTTCTTGCTGCCGGTGAAAAG GGTCAACGGTTTGCGATGCCATTGTCAAGAATCGCCCTCACGTCACCAGCTGGTGCTGCGCGTGGTCAG GCTGATGATATCCAAAATGAAGCGAAGGAGCTTTCAAGGATAAGAGATTACCTCTTCAACGAACTAGCCAAGAATACCGGGCAGCCTGTGGAAACG ATATTCAAAGACTTGAGCAGAGTGAAGAGATTCAACGCAGAAGAAGCTGTTGAGTACGGACTTATTGATAAGATTGTTAGACCACCGCGCATCAAAGACGACGCTCCTCGCCAAGACGAAACTTCTGTTCTCGgttaa